A single genomic interval of Lactococcus sp. S-13 harbors:
- the rpoD gene encoding RNA polymerase sigma factor RpoD, producing MAGNKKRISQIAKETGVQNRLLVEKAQEIGLLVKSHSSSVGPGEERRLLDALGVKPVVVEKMATAGTLAKVEVKENGDIFDMKAFEKAVKDYIAKRKPLGEALDVEIMDELSVKFGIVDDSLEDLFKQIQDAGISIVDKDGNPSPLALVTDEVEQEEVSDTAMDEIVTNVRIDDPVRMYLKEIGRYPLISLDEETKLAEAIIAGGEEAEFAKQMLAEANLRLVVSIAKRYSGRGMQFLDLIQEGNMGLMKAVDKFDHTKGFKFSTYATWWIRQAITRAIADQARTIRIPVHMVETINKLIRVQRNLLQDLGRDPSPEEIGKELHMAPDKVREVLKIAQEPVSLETPIGEEDDSHLGDFIEDDVIESPVDYTNRVLLREQLDEVMDTLTDREENVLRMRFGLDDGRMHTLEDVGKQFKVTRERIRQIEAKAIKKLRHPRRSKPLRDFM from the coding sequence TTGGCAGGAAATAAGAAAAGAATTAGTCAAATTGCGAAGGAAACAGGAGTTCAAAACCGATTGTTAGTAGAGAAAGCGCAAGAAATTGGCTTACTTGTAAAATCACACTCCAGTTCTGTTGGACCTGGTGAAGAACGCCGACTTCTCGATGCTTTGGGTGTCAAACCTGTAGTTGTGGAAAAAATGGCAACGGCTGGGACTCTGGCGAAAGTTGAAGTGAAGGAAAATGGCGATATTTTTGACATGAAAGCTTTTGAAAAAGCAGTCAAGGATTATATTGCTAAACGCAAACCACTTGGTGAAGCGCTTGATGTCGAAATCATGGATGAGCTCTCAGTGAAATTTGGTATTGTTGATGATTCACTTGAAGATTTATTCAAGCAAATTCAAGATGCTGGGATTTCGATTGTTGATAAAGACGGGAATCCAAGTCCTCTTGCGCTTGTGACTGATGAAGTGGAACAAGAAGAAGTTTCTGATACGGCCATGGATGAAATCGTTACAAATGTTCGTATTGATGATCCTGTCCGGATGTATCTTAAAGAAATTGGACGTTATCCATTGATTTCACTTGATGAAGAAACAAAACTTGCAGAAGCGATTATTGCGGGTGGCGAAGAAGCTGAATTTGCTAAGCAAATGCTTGCCGAAGCCAATTTGCGTTTGGTTGTTTCTATTGCGAAGCGTTATTCTGGACGCGGAATGCAATTTTTGGATTTGATTCAAGAAGGAAATATGGGCTTGATGAAAGCTGTAGACAAGTTTGACCACACGAAAGGTTTCAAATTCTCTACTTATGCGACATGGTGGATTCGTCAAGCCATTACACGTGCCATTGCTGACCAAGCGCGTACGATTCGTATTCCAGTGCATATGGTTGAAACAATCAATAAACTCATTCGGGTACAACGTAATCTTTTGCAAGATTTAGGACGCGATCCTTCACCAGAAGAAATCGGAAAAGAATTGCACATGGCACCAGATAAAGTGCGTGAAGTGCTGAAAATTGCACAAGAACCAGTATCGCTTGAAACACCTATCGGTGAAGAAGATGACTCACATTTGGGTGATTTCATTGAAGACGATGTGATTGAATCACCAGTAGATTACACTAACCGCGTGCTTTTGCGTGAGCAATTGGATGAAGTAATGGATACACTTACTGACCGTGAAGAAAATGTCTTGCGGATGCGTTTTGGTCTTGATGATGGACGGATGCACACTTTGGAAGATGTCGGCAAACAGTTCAAAGTAACACGTGAGCGGATTCGTCAAATCGAAGCCAAAGCAATCAAAAAATTGCGTCACCCACGTCGTTCAAAACCACTACGTGATTTCATGTAA
- the dnaG gene encoding DNA primase, with the protein MAVLSTEQVNELKGAVNIADLISQYVALSRNGKNFLGLCPFHGEKTPSFNVNAEKGFYHCFGCGKSGDAIEFLKEYKQIGFVDAIKELADFAGVQLDLDEQKSRDDHPNSPLYEIHNQAARLYNTLLMSTELGERAREYLAQRGISAELIKNFNIGLAPEEDDFIYKNLSSKFEEEVLATSGLFHFSNRKVFDAFINRIMFPITNEYGQTIGFSGRKWQENDEAKAKYVNTSATTIFDKSYELWNLDKARATIAKQREVYLMEGFMDVIAAYKSGINNAVASMGTALTEKHVRRLKQIAKNFVLVYDGDSAGQNAIHKALSLIGEEKVQIVKIPEGLDPDEYSKTYGSASLATLMESGRIQPIEFLIDFLRPANLSNLQVQLDFIEQIAPMITRVPSITAQDAYIRKLVEILPDFEYNQVERAVNSRRENMKITDENSVSNFSESNVVNAFADEIDFDQLEKSMPSSFDGSYFDELVQPVAQGQKSTLSQGMQQLPSLPQLSRSERAEEQLLHRMIYHSAVLKKFAEDENFRFVHKRYQDLFDKILLEAMAYEQIDETHLAAELSDEERGLFYQIISLDLPEAASSQEINDLVSVFSKEMEQIKFEELFQQLEVAQKSGNKERELELTLKIINQKKKL; encoded by the coding sequence GCCTTCTTTCAATGTAAATGCCGAAAAAGGATTTTATCATTGTTTTGGTTGTGGTAAGTCTGGGGATGCAATTGAATTTTTAAAGGAATATAAGCAGATTGGCTTTGTTGATGCAATTAAGGAATTGGCTGATTTTGCTGGTGTTCAACTCGATTTAGATGAACAAAAAAGTAGAGATGATCATCCTAATTCACCCTTGTATGAGATTCACAATCAGGCTGCTCGTTTATATAATACGCTACTGATGTCCACAGAATTAGGCGAACGTGCTCGTGAATATCTTGCGCAAAGGGGTATTTCCGCGGAGCTAATCAAGAACTTTAATATTGGTTTGGCGCCAGAAGAAGATGACTTTATTTACAAAAATTTATCAAGTAAGTTTGAAGAAGAAGTTCTTGCCACTTCGGGTCTTTTTCATTTTTCTAATCGGAAGGTATTTGATGCTTTTATCAATCGAATTATGTTCCCTATTACAAATGAGTATGGGCAAACGATTGGTTTTTCTGGACGTAAATGGCAGGAAAATGATGAGGCGAAGGCGAAATATGTGAACACTTCGGCGACGACAATTTTTGATAAGTCTTATGAGCTTTGGAATTTAGATAAGGCTAGAGCGACGATTGCTAAACAGCGGGAAGTTTATCTGATGGAAGGCTTTATGGATGTTATTGCGGCTTATAAATCAGGCATTAACAATGCAGTTGCTTCTATGGGAACAGCTTTGACGGAAAAACACGTCCGGCGGTTGAAACAAATTGCTAAAAATTTCGTATTAGTTTATGATGGCGATTCAGCGGGACAAAATGCAATTCACAAAGCTTTGAGTCTGATTGGTGAAGAAAAAGTTCAGATTGTAAAAATACCTGAAGGGCTTGACCCAGATGAGTACTCTAAAACTTACGGATCAGCGAGTCTAGCGACGCTGATGGAATCTGGACGCATTCAGCCCATTGAGTTTTTAATTGATTTTCTACGGCCGGCTAATTTGAGTAATTTGCAGGTGCAGTTAGACTTCATTGAACAGATCGCACCAATGATTACACGCGTGCCGTCAATTACAGCTCAGGATGCTTACATAAGGAAATTAGTTGAGATTTTGCCTGATTTCGAGTATAATCAAGTGGAGCGTGCTGTAAATTCGCGGCGGGAGAATATGAAAATTACTGACGAAAATTCCGTCAGCAATTTCTCTGAGTCAAATGTGGTCAACGCTTTTGCTGACGAAATTGATTTTGATCAGTTAGAAAAGTCAATGCCTTCGAGCTTTGACGGATCATACTTTGATGAACTTGTTCAGCCTGTTGCCCAGGGGCAGAAATCAACGCTTTCCCAAGGAATGCAACAGCTTCCCTCGCTTCCTCAGTTGTCTCGCTCGGAACGCGCAGAGGAGCAATTGCTTCATCGGATGATTTATCATTCAGCTGTTTTGAAAAAGTTTGCCGAAGACGAGAATTTTCGTTTTGTGCATAAGCGCTATCAAGATTTATTTGATAAAATTTTGCTAGAGGCAATGGCTTATGAGCAAATTGATGAAACACATTTGGCAGCTGAGTTATCAGATGAGGAGCGAGGCTTATTTTATCAAATCATTAGTTTAGATTTACCCGAAGCAGCATCAAGTCAGGAAATCAACGACTTAGTTTCCGTTTTTTCTAAAGAAATGGAACAAATAAAATTTGAAGAGTTATTCCAGCAGCTTGAGGTTGCCCAAAAATCTGGGAATAAGGAACGCGAGCTGGAATTAACACTAAAAATTATAAATCAAAAGAAAAAATTATGA